A window from Tenacibaculum singaporense encodes these proteins:
- a CDS encoding cation diffusion facilitator family transporter: MGHNHNHSHGNSTGNIAVAFFLNLAFTIIEFIGGFYTNSLAIMSDALHDLGDSLSLGLSWYFQKKSTKKATKKYSYGYKRFSLLGAIINSIVLVIGSVFIIKEAIPRIINPENADAKGMMWLAVLGIIVNGAAVLKLKKGTSINERVVSLHLLEDVLGWGVVLIASIVMQFWDVPVLDPVLSIAIAGFVLYNVYKNIKESLRVILQGTPENVSVEEIQQRIVSMKGVKSIHDCHLWTMDGEYNVFTAHLVLEEKEMSWEKSHEIKQEIKQVLHDDFHLEHITLELEFTSQECDYENCGS, encoded by the coding sequence ATGGGACACAACCATAATCATTCACATGGAAACTCTACAGGGAATATAGCTGTAGCTTTTTTTCTTAATCTCGCTTTTACAATTATTGAATTTATTGGAGGCTTCTATACCAATAGTTTGGCTATTATGTCTGATGCACTGCATGATTTAGGCGATAGCTTAAGTTTAGGACTATCCTGGTATTTTCAAAAAAAATCGACAAAAAAGGCAACCAAGAAGTATTCTTACGGGTATAAACGGTTTTCTCTTTTAGGAGCTATTATTAATTCGATAGTATTAGTGATAGGTTCAGTATTTATTATTAAAGAAGCAATTCCTCGAATTATCAATCCAGAAAATGCAGATGCCAAAGGTATGATGTGGTTAGCTGTTTTAGGAATTATAGTTAATGGAGCAGCTGTATTAAAATTAAAAAAAGGAACTTCAATTAACGAACGAGTAGTTTCATTACATTTATTAGAAGATGTGTTAGGCTGGGGAGTAGTATTGATTGCAAGTATTGTAATGCAGTTTTGGGATGTACCAGTATTAGATCCTGTTTTATCTATCGCTATTGCTGGTTTTGTACTGTATAATGTGTATAAAAACATAAAAGAGAGTCTTAGAGTTATATTACAAGGAACTCCTGAAAATGTTTCTGTAGAAGAAATTCAACAAAGAATAGTTTCTATGAAAGGTGTAAAGAGCATTCATGATTGTCATTTATGGACTATGGATGGGGAATACAACGTGTTTACAGCCCATTTAGTACTAGAAGAAAAAGAAATGTCTTGGGAAAAAAGCCATGAAATAAAACAAGAAATTAAACAGGTTTTACATGATGATTTCCATTTAGAACATATTACTCTTGAACTTGAATTTACATCACAAGAATGCGATTATGAAAACTGTGGTTCATAA
- a CDS encoding prohibitin family protein: protein MTRNQVELKFPKFGLLIPVAIVLIIFIAKSTVTINSGEAGVLYKTFGGGVVTDEPPLGEGFHVVAPWNKVHVYEVRQQELFEKMKVLSSNGLEIQIDASAWYQPVYKDLGNLHQTLGENYLQRVIQPAIRSAARSVVGRYTPEQLYSSKRDAIQDEIFVETKKILEKQYVQLNEVLVRDVTLPPTIKEAIERKLKQEQESLEYEFRLVTAQKEAEKQIIEAKGKADANRILSASLTDKILQDKGIEATNRLANSNNSKVVIIGSGKSGMPIILGNQ, encoded by the coding sequence ATGACAAGAAATCAAGTAGAGTTAAAGTTTCCGAAATTTGGATTGTTAATTCCTGTAGCCATAGTTTTGATAATTTTTATAGCAAAATCTACGGTAACAATAAATTCAGGAGAGGCAGGAGTATTGTATAAAACGTTTGGAGGAGGAGTTGTAACAGATGAGCCACCATTAGGAGAAGGTTTTCATGTAGTTGCTCCATGGAATAAAGTGCATGTATATGAAGTAAGACAGCAAGAGCTTTTTGAAAAAATGAAAGTGTTGTCATCTAACGGATTAGAAATTCAAATAGACGCCTCGGCTTGGTATCAACCAGTTTATAAAGATTTAGGAAACTTACATCAAACGCTAGGTGAAAATTATTTACAACGAGTAATTCAGCCAGCAATTCGTTCAGCAGCGCGTAGTGTAGTTGGTCGTTATACACCAGAGCAATTATACTCTAGTAAAAGAGATGCTATTCAAGACGAAATTTTTGTAGAAACAAAGAAAATTTTAGAAAAGCAATATGTTCAATTAAATGAGGTTTTGGTTAGAGATGTAACTTTGCCTCCTACAATTAAAGAAGCAATTGAACGAAAATTAAAACAAGAGCAAGAATCTCTAGAGTATGAGTTTAGATTAGTTACAGCTCAAAAAGAAGCAGAAAAGCAAATAATTGAAGCCAAAGGTAAAGCTGATGCCAATAGAATTTTAAGTGCATCATTAACCGATAAAATTTTACAAGACAAAGGTATTGAAGCGACCAATAGATTGGCTAACTCAAATAATAGCAAAGTGGTTATTATAGGTTCTGGGAAAAGTGGAATGCCAATTATTTTAGGAAATCAATAA
- a CDS encoding DEAD/DEAH box helicase, protein MSTFLDLGLQEPINKALTDLGYEKPTVIQEKAIPQIISSTEDLKAFAQTGTGKTAAFSLPIIELADQTSTHTQAIILSPTRELAVQIGKNIEDFSKYLPNLKVATVYGGANIEEQIRKLKKGVQIVVGTPGRTVDLIKRRALKLGNVQWLVLDEADEMLNMGFKDELDQVLEATPNTKQTLLFSATFPREVEDIAKNYMTNPVEVTSGQKNQGSDNVSHEYYLVNEKTRYPALKRVADLNPDIYGIVFCRTRRETQEVANNLIRDGYNADSLHGDLSQAQRDSVMEKFRKKNIQILVATDVAARGLDVNNLTHVINHKLPDQIENYNHRSGRTGRAGNKGISIALVSKKEQGRLRPIERIIKKQFVHTPIPSGKEICQNQLFHLIDKVHNTEVNTEQIEGFLPSIYEKLEDLSREELIQKFVSLEFNTFLSYYENAPDLNNLSSRENSRGRSSSENMTRFFINLGRKDRLNPAKLIGLINDQNIGDKIEIGAIDILDTFSFFEIDKNFEKETLDAFTANDPDFNGRSVNIEITKNDRSGGGRKSRRSGGGFNGKKRRSDKPTDSRKSFGRRRNENNSSRRSDNKPAAGFGRKRRRD, encoded by the coding sequence ATGTCAACATTTTTAGATTTAGGTTTGCAAGAACCTATCAATAAGGCATTAACCGATTTAGGTTATGAAAAGCCAACAGTAATTCAAGAAAAAGCAATTCCGCAGATAATTTCTTCAACTGAAGATTTAAAAGCATTTGCACAAACAGGTACAGGTAAAACTGCTGCCTTTAGTTTACCTATTATTGAACTTGCTGATCAAACAAGCACACACACACAAGCAATTATATTATCTCCTACTCGTGAACTAGCAGTACAAATAGGAAAAAACATTGAAGATTTTTCAAAGTATTTACCTAATTTGAAAGTAGCTACTGTTTATGGTGGGGCTAATATTGAAGAGCAAATAAGAAAACTTAAAAAAGGTGTTCAAATAGTTGTTGGTACTCCTGGTAGAACAGTAGACTTAATTAAAAGAAGAGCTTTAAAGCTTGGTAATGTACAATGGTTAGTACTTGACGAAGCTGATGAAATGCTTAACATGGGGTTTAAAGATGAATTAGACCAAGTTTTAGAAGCTACACCAAATACCAAACAAACATTATTGTTTTCTGCTACTTTTCCTAGAGAAGTAGAAGATATAGCTAAAAACTACATGACCAATCCTGTAGAGGTTACATCAGGGCAAAAAAACCAAGGTTCCGATAACGTTAGTCATGAGTATTATTTAGTAAACGAAAAAACTCGTTACCCTGCTTTAAAGAGAGTAGCTGATTTAAACCCTGATATTTACGGAATTGTTTTCTGTAGAACACGTAGAGAAACACAAGAAGTAGCTAATAATCTTATTAGAGATGGTTATAATGCTGATTCTTTACATGGTGATTTATCACAAGCTCAACGTGACTCTGTAATGGAGAAGTTTCGTAAAAAGAATATTCAAATATTAGTAGCTACTGACGTGGCTGCTCGTGGATTAGATGTTAATAATTTAACGCACGTTATCAATCATAAATTACCAGATCAAATTGAAAACTACAACCACCGTAGTGGTAGAACTGGTAGAGCTGGTAATAAGGGAATTTCTATTGCTTTAGTAAGCAAAAAAGAACAAGGTAGGTTACGTCCTATTGAACGTATTATAAAAAAACAATTTGTTCACACTCCTATTCCATCTGGCAAGGAAATATGTCAAAATCAATTGTTTCATTTAATTGATAAGGTTCATAATACTGAGGTAAACACAGAACAAATTGAAGGTTTTTTACCAAGTATTTACGAAAAATTAGAAGATTTAAGTCGTGAAGAGTTAATTCAAAAGTTTGTTTCTTTAGAGTTCAACACCTTCTTATCTTACTACGAAAATGCTCCTGATTTAAACAACTTATCTTCAAGAGAAAATTCAAGAGGACGTTCTTCTAGTGAAAACATGACCCGTTTCTTTATCAATTTAGGAAGAAAAGATCGTTTAAACCCAGCCAAGTTAATTGGTTTAATCAACGATCAGAACATTGGTGATAAGATTGAAATTGGTGCTATAGATATCTTAGATACTTTTTCTTTCTTTGAAATCGATAAGAACTTTGAAAAAGAAACCTTAGACGCTTTTACTGCTAATGATCCAGATTTTAATGGACGATCAGTGAATATCGAAATTACTAAAAACGACCGTAGTGGTGGTGGAAGAAAATCACGTAGAAGTGGTGGTGGATTTAATGGTAAAAAACGTAGAAGTGATAAGCCTACTGATAGCAGAAAAAGTTTTGGTAGAAGACGTAACGAAAATAACTCTTCAAGAAGAAGTGATAACAAGCCTGCTGCAGGATTTGGTAGAAAGCGTAGAAGAGATTAA